The nucleotide window AGATCCTTGGAAGAAACCTGGCCCTCCACTTTCCAATACCTTACACATAGTCGAACGAAAAGCTCCTCTGTTTACCTCTTTTTTTGCTACAACAAGAGCAGCCAACCACTTCTTACTCTTTTCAATGGATAACAAAACTTCCTCAGACGAAATGGGGACTTCCTGTTTCTCTTCCTCCGTGAGACATAGGCCCTCGTACAGGCTAGATAGTTCTTCAGCCATGAATGGGATATCAGTAACGAAGTTTGCTACCAATCAGAATGTACTCTTCAAACTCAGTTCAAGAGAGAAAACCTCTACGTTCAAAAGAACAATAGAGAGCAAACACCCTAGCTttctaggagagagagaggggaccATGAATCGATAACTTAAGGGAGTAGTTGAGTTGAGTGCGTTAATGCGTTGGGTGGGAATAATGGGTATTTTGGTAATAAATTAAATCTGAATAAGCATTcggaaaaaaaattactaggAAGTAAGGAGAGGTTTGtattcaaaacccacctcaacccatctcaactcatcattacaactttttcaaatcccaaaacaattttttcaaattcctacacaaaatataataaataattcaacttttattctactatttacaaaccatctcaaccgaGTATTAAAGAGAAGAAACGGAATAGACATGCGAAGGGTcttgaacttttttctttttcatctttacGTCTTTATTGCAATTACAATAAAAAGTCTAGGCATGCTTTACAGAAAGgctattattcattattcttgcaccaaatataatatataattttttgttttttgttttatcaaatatgtgatgtatggatgatgaatagaaaattttaattagtttagaaagaataaaaaaaattaaaaattttaaaaaataaaaataagtgtgataTGTGCGGATGGTGAGTAACAAAACTTATAGAATAATATACTTGAAAAGGGAACGACAACTATGATTTGGTTTAATATTAACCCATGTTTCTTTTCTAGTCTAAATGCATGTTTGTGATTGTAGTGAGAAATATAGCTTATAGTCTTAGggcttataacttataacttaaagAGAAATTCTGTTTGCAGTACCCGACTGCACGCACACGCCTTATGTGATGAAACGATTTgtttcattaaacaaaaaaatgcatcgTTTTGGCATACGTCCATTCCCTTCCTCCTTCTTCAGTACGAGATCTATCGGAACCATTCGTCAGCTCGAGACGATCGTTCCCTTCCTCAGCTTGAAGCCATGGTCCCCTTCCTTAGCTCGACGTCGGCCCCTtcccatatctctctctctatttgaaattgatttatcaGATCATACCTGGTTGctcatattttttctattttttgaagaattattttaCTTACACAGTATATCTATTGGCTTATATGCTGATGTTTGGTATTGATtgctctgtgttttttttttcaattttcgtTATTGTTGTTATTTGTAGTTACTGCTTCTGTTAGGTTTACTTGTTGTTCCTTTTTTGGTTTCTAGTCCGTTTCTATGCATTGGTTGGGTTTATGGCTACACAATCGATTTATAAAAATCGCATGgagaaaagaaactaaaaaaatatgtaagtaATTATTTTGCTTGGTTTATGGTTATGCAATCGGCATCAACCCCTTCCTCAGCAAGCAAGGTAAAGATTTTGGTGGAATCATTGTGTTATTTATGTTCTCTTTGAATTTTTGGTTGGTTGCCTGGAAAATGGGTGTGGGGGAAGTGAAAGGACGACAACTGGATAGTGAGATTTTGTTTTGCCCACCAAGTATTTGCTTTTAGGCTCACTCCCTTGTTTTGTCTTGCATGGATAGTCCCGTGGGGATTGTACGTAGGCAGACtctaacttaaataataagttctactattttaatttcattccaGGCTTTTTAGTGCATTGAATTGTAGTATTTGTCATATTTTCAGGGAAGCAAACATGGTTGCGGATTATCTTGCTAACCAAGGGGCCAATAATAATGGGGTGATGTTCTATGGAGTAGATATAGGGTGTAGGGTGTTAAGAGGTTTGTTGTGCACAGATAGTTGGGAACTTCCTTATTTACGTTTCTAATTGTTTGTTGTATGGGTCTAGGTTGTGGGAAATTTTGTTTGGGCACATGAGGGTGTTATGAATTAGGTATGGGTTGGTTGTTTGTTATGGTATTCCttcgccacaagtgagggttttatttaataaaatcggGAGAGGGTCACTCTTAGACATATAACCTTcgctctttttttaatttaaaaaaaaaaagttctactattaaaaagttatttactgtttggtaactatatgtttaaaacactttcaaacaagttatgtttgtttggaaacaaattaaaagaatgctTTCTAAggtaaaaatgatattatttgaatttctaaaaattattactatatccttgaaagtttgaaagataTAATCATCTTAAAGTTATAtgggtatttttatttattgatagttttttttttaaattcaaattacatTCCTTGTTATTCGAAAATGTACGTTTGATATTAAACgtattttttagcttatttgaaattaaaagttcattaatatataatactcaAACAACTTGATTTTTCCATTACAAAGCTTGTAAGGCTACTTAAGTATTTTTAAGACCCCTACTGCAACCCTAAACGGATCCTAAATATTTGGTGCTACAGTAAATAAAGTAACGGAAAGTTATTTCATAAATGTGTCTTATCCAACATAGGGCTGTGCAGATGACCCGTAAAACCGAATGATCAGCTTAAGgtgacccgacccgacccgaatttTAGCGGGTTGTTATGTTATCGGTTGGAGACCCGACTATTAATGGGTTTTTTATGTTGCCCTCAACCCGTCCAAATATAAATATCGACCTAGCTTCAAACTTCAATTCTGAATTTCTTAGACTCAAACCCTAGCTGCCACTACTTCTTTCTTGGCCTTTTAAGTTGCGGGCTGTGTCTTTCGGACAAGCACTGGTCGAGATCGAAGATGGAGTGTGATCGGAGAGTTGGGGTTGGGATGGACTTTTCTCCTAGTAGCAAGAAAGCGTTGAAATGGGTTCTCgtatttttcctctctctctctctctctgtttttcgttttctcttttatttttctcccgtTGGTAAAGTAAGAAGAAGACGCTCGGTGTTTCAGCTGCTTTTGCTACATCCCCATGTCCAACTAGAAAGACTTTTGCTACTTTCTTAGACTTAGATTTACGAGGTGTCGATTTCATgtgattttcatattataaactCTTGCTGCCTtgcatttgagtttttttattattttttttcgaaGATCGGGATGAAATGTAAACCATAAAGGACTATCCTTTGAAACAATTTCAAGGGAACTTTGGGATGGATTCCACTTTCATCAGATGAGAGAGTTTATTAATTTTAGCTATTTGAACTAAAATATTTCAACCCAAATACCTTCTATTGACTTTTTACCcgtattttttctttctttagtgAAGCCATTGCCAAATGCATCATGTTCATAAAGAAGATTGCCGACGAGGAGAACTGCAACTCTTCTGTAAGGCtgcacttttcattttttattttttgggatgttTTCTTCGATTGAGGATCTGGGCTTGATAATTTGATATTGTGATCAGATCTGAGATATAAATGatagaaatattttgtaaagcGATGTGGATGTGCAAAacgtagatttttttttttgttgctcgCTCTGGGGAAGGTCGGGTCACACGGGCTCGACCCGACTTTGGTTTGTTCGGGCTGGTTCGATTTAGGTTGGCACCTTGGTTGGTCCCATTCAGGTTGGATCGGGTGCAAACCCGGTTGTCTCtggtcgggttgcaggcctaatCCAACATACCTGATATAGACGTTAGTTTAGAATGCTGATTATTGTTGGTGAACTTGTATTAATTTTGGGGCACTTTTATATAGACCGTTAAAATTTGAGGCACTAAAGTAGGCTACTAGCATTAATTAcgttttattttctaaactacTCCTATTGCCCTAGTATATAGGGAAATGCTAACTATACTTATATCGACGTGACATTCTCGTCTatgcatattaattattgtttgtacTTATATCAAACATGACTCGCTGCTACATGTTGTAAGAGCACTTCCCATggataatctatatatattttttatctcaaaaactcATTACATCTTACTTTTCCTATTTTAACTAACTATTTATTCATGATTCAACAACTCATctaaatttgttatatatttaatttaaaaattaagtaaatgaaaagaagtagagagaaaataataaaaatatatagatgaaagaagtgagaaaaagaaataatagagagagatgtgtaaaaaattaatacatggATGAGTagcatcaaaatatatttagattgatACTTATTTTTAGGGCACTGCGTAGTATACTATGACAAGCGTAGAAAGATTAATTATGACTTTATATTGTCgatcttctcttttttcatgGGCTTGAAGCAAAACTTTCATAGTTCGGTTAGTACAAAgtcttctcttaaaaaaaaaactatagaaagAGATAGTTCACTTTTAGAAAGATAAacaatacaaattaaataagaCTTTGTTCAACTTATTGAATTGACGATGAAGCTTGATTTGAATTATCTCTATCAccatttatctctctctttagtgatggttggagaGGCTTGAGAGGAACTTGTAAGTATTCAACATCTCCTTCAAGCATTTTGACGACTTTGTTCATTGATGGACGATCACTAGGCTTCAATTGTATGCACCATAATGCGACTATCAACATCTTCTtacatattttcctttcatcttcAGTAGCATCTTCTATTTCAATATTCTTTCCATCATGGAATTGATCATATATCCAAGTGGGGAAGTAAATTTGGCTTAAATGTTCTGTAGATGCATGCAAGTTCTTTCTTCTGCTCACCATTTCCATCAACAACATTCCAAAGCTATAGACATCAGCTTTGTATGAAACGCctccaatatttttgtaaagcatTTCAGGAGCCATGTATCCAAGCGTTCCTCTTGCACGAGTCAAAGGAACAATACTATCTTCCACCGGGTACAATTTTGCTAagccaaaatctgaaactttaggtttcaaattctcatcaagaagaatgttgtgaggcttaatgtcaaaatgtaaaatttgcatgtcACATCCTTGATGTAAATACTCAATCCCGCGAGCCACTCCTAAAGCAATATCATATGTTTTCTCGTAGTTGAGGATATTTGCCTCTGCtgaaaaaatgtgtttgtttagaGATCCGTTGGGCATGAACTCATATATTATGGCACGCTTTGAACCCtgaacacaaaaaccaatgagTTCCACTATATTCGCATGATGGATCCTTCCAATGGTTGCTACTTCATTGATAAAATCTTGCCCATTTGATTTGGATTGGCTTAACATCTTTACTGCTACAAGACGTCCACTTCGAAATGTTCCTTTAAATACTGTGCCATATCCTCCTTCACCCAATCTTTCCCTAAAACCTttggtcattttcttaatttctgagAAAGAGTACCTTATTGGCATGAAGTTATTTTGGCTTTGTAGAAATTCTTCAACTTCATCATACATGGATAAGTGCCTCCTTcgccatttatatataaaaaacacaatcacaaaTGGAGCGCCTAATACACTGATTGACAAACGCCATTCTAGAAATGAAATTGCAAAAGataattataagaaagtgaGCAATCATGTTGTTGCACTACCAATTACACCCTTTCAAAATTCTTGTGATTTGGCAcagtgtttatttttaatgttaatttaataaTGATTTATAACTATTTATTGTTGAGTAGTCTAAAGAATGATTAATTTactaaaacaattaagaaagataaaaagagagaTAGTACAGATTCTTACCGAGCAGTAATCCAATTAATAAAACTGCCAAATctgttaatgataaaaaaaaaattaatctccaCTAAAAGTTATAAGCTAAGAATTGAAGTAAAAGAATTAATGTGCAAAGATGATGCATAGAATGGATTCATCATTAGTGAGATCTAAAagaggtataatattaatccaaCAGTTTGAGATCATCCACTACAGGAAAATACGCAATTAAGCATGTACGTACTGGGATATTCGATATATTGATACCCATTAGAAGAAGTCCATCCATAATATTCTGCAGTACTGACTCGTAGTATTTCGTTTAATCGGCCTGCGTGGTTTggcaaaattataaaaaaaaaaaaaaaaaagtttcacgTCAGCATCtgaattcaatttcaaaattaagaCTAATCATGATCATGTCGAATTAGCTAAATATCATGACAAAATACGATCGATGGTACTTGCTCGTCCAACGCCGGACatcaataagtttattaatatattaatatattttggattTGTAAGTAACATATATGATTACCGCCATTAATATTTGCACCTCTAATATATTGGTTTATAGCATTATGAGAAGacgtaaatttaattatttgtattccTCACTAGAGGCCAAACTCTCCCTTAATAAATGGGTCTAgtacgtaaaatatttaatttattgggtGAAATATAGAGTTAGAATTCAAATTCATGAATTTTACTTTTGTtagtatttgtttatttttttagcaattctacttcttgtattgtattttattatcaatcatAATCTGTTGTGACTTATTTTAAGTGACTtcatagaattttatcaaaatgaaaaactacttaaaatgtgatatatatgTTAGCTGGACTGGAGATATATAACACCTCaacccatatatataatatttatttatatataagtaatgctAGACTGTTCAAGTCCCGGggcaatcaatttaaaaaaaaaaactgggcatGCCATGAGAAAGTCACTTTTTAAAGGTAGAGccaacttttttttctaaaaatattgcGTGGGATTGCACATCTTATGTCGTACAAATAagtttttgtatattatatgtatatatatgtgtgtatgtaattaatatatatgatcttatctCTGAGTTTAAACCATTTTCATGTTTCATTGCTTAAGGAATGAACGGTTTAAAGTTGAAGAAGACAAATAGCTGATCAGACAGATACAAATTCTTACCGTTGAGCCATGACAATCCAGTATACTTCGCTGCGGCACATAGAGACAAGAAATAAAGGTAAGTGATcagttaatttataatatagaaaatgatttaaataatttgaatatttataactcacattatttttagtatttttctcctCATAAAAACATTCTATGAACTCTAAAATATCTCTATTAATctacaatttaatattaatgctCCTTTCCAAACATGTAtgtgactatatatattaaagtagtTAATTAAGAACTCGTTCTAATTGGTATTCATGTGATTTCTAAGAGAACATCATAGTTCTACACACTCgttaattttcaaaacatcaaGAGCTGTTGACATGATTATTCGCACGTgcattacaaaacataatacaggaaaaattacattttgaaaccatcaaaacatcattttttttttagttcgcAGCATAATCTATTAAACTTGATAATCGGATCGTTGGCACctttaattatcaaattatgtcatactCAAGTCCTACTAAgaaaaatttatgttattaattaatttaaatttatttattttctatgtattttaTGAAATGTGAAAAAAGAAGGGGAAGAAGGATATACATGTAATTTGGTATTATCGATCTATCCTTTagtattttacatttttgtatTAGTAAGTTACTCTCTTCTAATCTTATCCATTAGTTTAGTACGTAGGGAAAATATCTTCCTTTTGTTTAATCCTAGCCGTCTGTCCCTGTTGAACTAAGCCCCATCGTGTAAGACCTCACCTCATACGAAAAACCCCTATTCATTTGGTCTTCATCTCTATGCGCCTCTCTATAGGTCCATCACACATTCAGTCTGTGGAACTCAAGGGTGCTCGACGGAAGAAGAACGGGGCTATTATGAAGGCTCttatgtcttcttcttctcatacCCTGAACTGTGTCGAAAGAAGAAGCGAGAATGGTGGTTCAGCGATGGGTCCGAAAAAGGGGAGGCTTCTCCTTCAGGATGCTGTTGAGGGTGACCTCCATGAAGTTCCAATTCAATTATCGGCAGAGGTTGGATCCCAGCCCTGCCGACAaccatgaaaatcttatgttggAATTCctgtgggcttgggaacccacaggGAATTCGAGCACTTCGTGATCTGATCATGACAAAAGATCCCAATCTTGTGTTTCTTCAGGAGACCAAGATGCGTGCACAAGTAATGGCCATTTGTAAGTATAAATTTGGCTTTATTAATTGTTTCTATGTTAACTGTGTGGGGCGTAGTGGGGGTTATCTATGTTGTGGAAGAAGGAAATTTTTGTTTCGATTAGTTCTTTCTCCCGATACCATATAGATGCATGTATTCAAGAATCTGACTTGGCTGACTGGCGTTTTACGGGTGTTTATGAGCACCTTGATGCTAGTAGTAGATCTCTTACTTGGAATCTCTTGAGAACACTATGTTCATTTGCTAGTGGTCCATGGCTAGTGggtaggggggggggggaaatttCAATGAGGTCTTATATTTGCATGAGAAAAGAGGGGGCAGGCTACGGCCCTATGCTCAACTTGAGAACTTTAGAGTTGTGATGGAAGATTGTGCATTGCAGGATTTGGGCTTTCAGGGACCAAGATTAACATGGTGTAATGGAAGGAGTGGCCTGCAAAGAGTTAGGGAAAGACTAGATAGGTTTGTGGGTAACCAACAATTGTGGGAAGTCTTTCCTCAAACAAGGGTTAGGCATGGTGTTATTGCCCATTCAGATCACCTACCAATTTTCTTTGAGACTGAGTTACCTTTAGTCAGGGGAAAACACCCAAGAAAGTTTAGGTTTGAGGCAATGTGGGTTGGAGAGGAAAAATGTGAACAGATTATTGAGAGGGAATGGGGCAGTGTTCGAAATAGTAACAAGATGGAGGATGTCTCAAAGCTGATTAAAGGATGTGGGAGGGAACTAGCAGTGTGGAATAGGTATTCTTTTGGATATGTGCATGAAAAATTGGCTGAAGTAAGGAGATTGGAGGACTTGCATCACTCGGAAGCTATTTGTCTTGATTCAGTTGGAGTTAATGAAGCAAGAAAGGAAGTTCATGTATGGCTGGAAAGGGAGGAGGTTATGGGGAGGCAAAGGTCTCGAGTTCAATGGCTAAAAGATGGAGACCAAAACACACGGTTTTTTCATGCACAATCAAGTCaaaggaggaagagaaaccTGATTTGGAGTTTAAAAGATGAGAGAGGAGtttggtttgagggggaggaaAGGGATTCTCTAGTcactaattttttcaaaggcTTATTTACTTCTTCTTTGCAGGGTGGTCAAGATGAAGTTTTAAGATGTGTTGATCAAAGAGTCACTACTAAAATGAATGCACAACTTACTAGACCTTATGCAGCAGAGGAGGCAAGTTGGCTTTGGATCAAATGCACCCAACAAAGGCTCTAGGCTCCAGGCTCTGATGGCATGTCTGCCCTGTTCTACCAATCCTATTGGCATATTGTGGGAGATTCTGTTACTGCGGCTGTTTTGGATTCACTAAATTCTGGTATGCTACCCGAGATGTTAATCATACTTAATTAGTTTGATTCCTAAGAAAAATGTTTGTGAGCAAGTTTCTGACTTCCGACCTATAAGTTTATGCAATGTAATTTATAAGTTGGTCTCTAAAGTCATTGTGAATAGATTGAAAGTCTTATTGCCTTATATTATATCAGAATCTCAGCGTGCATTTGTAAAGGGTTGTTTGATCACTGATAATGTATTGTTAGCCTATGAGttggttaattatttgaggACTAAAATATATGGTCAGAAGGGGTATATGTCTCTGAAGTTAGatagatatgagcaaggcatacGATAGAGTGGAGTGGATTTTCTTAGAGAAGATAATGAAGAAAATGGGCTTTGTTAACACTTTTGTGGAcgtggttatgacttgtgtTAAAACTGTCTCATTTTCTGTCTTGATCAATGGTGCTACTCATGGTCCTATAACTCCTAGTAGGGGactaaggcaaggggatccactaTCCCCTTACCTATTTCTTCTATGTACTGAGGGATTAATTGCTCTTCTCAAGGAGGCTGAATGTGAGCAGTTGTTAACAGGGATTAGAGTATGTAGAGGAGCTCCCATGATTACACActtactttttgcagatgacagtaTCATTTTCTGCAAAGCTGATGGTGGCACTACTAGGCATTTGCAAcgtgttttggaaaaatatgaggtAGCTTCTGGACAGAAAATTAATAGAGACAAAACAGCTATGGTTTTTTCAAAGAATGTAGCCGCTGCTAAGCAAAGAGAGCTGCTGGATTTATGGGGGGTGTGAAGATACCAGCAATATGATACATATTTGGGTTTGCCTAATCTTGTTGGGGGGTCAAAAACCAAAGCTTTTGAAAGTATTAAAAAACGAGTTTGAACTATGCTTCAGAGTTGGAAAGAAAAACTACTCTCACAAGAAGGGAGAGAAATTCTGATTAAGGCAGTAGCCCTTTCTATTCCCACTTATGCTATGAGTTGCTTCATGCTTCCGTTGAGATTATGCCATGATCTTGAAGGGATGATGGCTAGGTTCTGGTGGAGTCAACgaaatgatgagaaaaaagtCCATTAGTTGAGTTGGCAAAAACTATGTGTGTCTAAATTCAGAGGGGGAAAGGGATTCAAGGAGTTGCATGCTTTTAATATGTCACTATTAgctaaacaaggatggagaCTGTTACAGGGTGGAAATTATTTTCTGCAGAAAACTTTCAAGGCAAAATACTATCCAAATGAGTCTTTTTTGAAGTCAAGATTGGGAGTTAACCCTTCATATGTATGGAGGGGGATTTATGCATGTAAGAAATGGCTCAAAGAGGGATGCAGATTCAGAGTGGGGTCGGGTGAGCAGATTCGGATGTGGAAAGATCCTTGGGTTCCAGGTTTCAGTGTTTTACAACCTGAGATTCATGGGAATAGGCAGGTGGATGTTACAATTAATACTATTATGGATTTCTCTACTAATTCTTGGAAAATTCAATCTATCCgagctctcttcaatccaattgTGGCTGACAATATCCTCAAGATCATATTCTACTAGCCAATGATAGGTGGATATGGGGTGTGGAATCTAGTGGAAGGTTTTCTGCTAGGAGTGCGTATAGGCTGATTCAATCGCAGATTGCTAACATGTGTGGTGAAAGTTCAGCAATGATGCAAGATTAAAAGTTATGGAAGTGGCTGTGGCAGATGCAAGTacctagaaaaataaaaacatttgcTTGGAAAAACCCCTATTCATTCGGTCTTCATCTCCGTGCGCCTCTCCCTTCCATTTTCTACGCAATTTCTTAACTTCCAACGAGTAATCCAGCCGAGAATCTCTTTGAGAAGGAAGATCACGCAGGTAAACTCCTTGATTTCGGTTTTTGATTGGCGGATTTCGGTTTTATAGGTTGTAAACTAGGGCTTCTAAGAAAATTTCTCTGCTTGTTTTCCAGCCAAAAACCTTCGAAATTCCTCTTCCATTTCCTTGTTTGATGCTTAGTTTTGCATCTTGGAAGGCAAGCTAAGCCAGGTAACGCTCTTATCCTCAAAATTTCGTGTGGGTTGAAATCGTGCCATGTATTAGGGATTTTTGAATTTCTATGCTGGCCGATTGTTGTGTGGTAGTTTCTAGActgatttctcaattttttcctCTCATGATTGTTCTAGTTGGTGGTAACCGAATAGAGGaaggataatatttttatgttgtgCTCTGTTTTACTCCCAGTCGTGTGCTTTGTAAGGCATTTTTGATGTATCCCTTCCTTGTGTTTTCTTGAGTTTAAATTATGTTCTTAGTTATGTTTAAGCCTTtgttttatgtgttaaattaatagagatgagaatgtgtatttttaatattttccctAACTTAATAGTCTTAGTAAGCAACCAaggattttattaaaactagtgATTTTTATGTTGTAATTTTCTAGTTTATAAGGGATTCACCCTTGCTGTTTTTTGCTatgtttaaacaaaaataataatgtttcttGCTAATTTTCTTCAATACTAGTGTCCTTAGTCTATGTAGTTGGGATTGTGATTGAATGGAGGGATGCttaaaggcatgaatgcactAAAGCTATCAGCTGTCTATGGAGGTGCAGAAAATTCTGCTATGCACTCTGTTTTGAGGCTTAAAACAGTCCACTTCATTCCTTTGTTTAAATTGACTACATGATTTTGAAAGCTATCAAAATGCCCTTTTAATGAAAATTCCAGATTTGTGATGTTCCCTTGTTCTCTTTCATTCCTAAATAATTCCTACGATTTGTACATTCTTAACTTATGGTTTCCATCTA belongs to Juglans regia cultivar Chandler chromosome 8, Walnut 2.0, whole genome shotgun sequence and includes:
- the LOC108979288 gene encoding cysteine-rich receptor-like protein kinase 3, with product MAFPAKFRVIISTVLVLILVPLASSLDNTDHYCPPSSCGNIPNISYPFRLKGDSPNCGDQGYELSCDDNNHTLLFLNGSKYYVSQINYNNYTFRIVDSGIQENNYSFIPRYFLNRDNFSWSWSDWMIPPYSSKVVVIVSCEKPMASASPFYSNTPIFSTNCSDINKGSGSSSNSSFSQDSKRYLYLIVGRGANVTDVEESCTIEQISLTSWRSYGDLNISCTDIRNVFSYGFELSWYRIYCGSCEYNHCYHNDNNQVFCNKPWGSWLLFYAGKGNAFVIFLLQQAANVAKYTGLSWLNGRLNEILRVSTAEYYGWTSSNGYQYIEYPNLAVLLIGLLLEWRLSISVLGAPFVIVFFIYKWRRRHLSMYDEVEEFLQSQNNFMPIRYSFSEIKKMTKGFRERLGEGGYGTVFKGTFRSGRLVAVKMLSQSKSNGQDFINEVATIGRIHHANIVELIGFCVQGSKRAIIYEFMPNGSLNKHIFSAEANILNYEKTYDIALGVARGIEYLHQGCDMQILHFDIKPHNILLDENLKPKVSDFGLAKLYPVEDSIVPLTRARGTLGYMAPEMLYKNIGGVSYKADVYSFGMLLMEMVSRRKNLHASTEHLSQIYFPTWIYDQFHDGKNIEIEDATEDERKICKKMLIVALWCIQLKPSDRPSMNKVVKMLEGDVEYLQVPLKPLQPSLKREINGDRDNSNQASSSIQ